The Cydia splendana chromosome Z, ilCydSple1.2, whole genome shotgun sequence genome window below encodes:
- the LOC134804959 gene encoding transmembrane protein 9B-like, translated as MITYAVIFMALILGTLGQVYEDKRCKCVCPSPAMVFNSTVSPQRKLYIADVPPSKCNCIEVVLPRLGDLKGREAEYCPRCECKYETRNTTVIKVVVITVVWLIALLLGYAGFLACLRPLMRRKRTYKNHSEEARHLMQSYDDED; from the exons ATGATAACGTATGCAGTGATTTTTATGGCTCTTATTTTAGGAACTTTg GGTCAAGTGTACGAAGACAAGCGTTGTAAGTGCGTGTGCCCGAGCCCTGCCATGGTGTTCAACAGCACTGTGAGTCCGCAACGAAAGCTGTACATAGCTGACGTGCCGCCCAGCAAGTG cAACTGCATAGAAGTGGTACTGCCGCGGCTCGGCGACTTGAAAGGTCGGGAGGCCGAGTACTGCCCGCGCTGCGAGTGCAAATACGAGACAAGAAACACCACTGTTATTaaa GTGGTGGTAATAACGGTTGTCTGGCTAATAGCCTTACTGCTCGGCTACGCTGGGTTCCTGGCTTGTTTGAGGCCGCTCATGCGCCGAAAGCGGACCTACAAGAACCACTCTGAAGAG GCTCGACACCTAATGCAAAGTTACGACGACGAAGACTGA